A window of the Coleofasciculus sp. FACHB-T130 genome harbors these coding sequences:
- a CDS encoding SRPBCC family protein, which translates to MSILFPSDSMDAASDLSLSKRYSTALLQGEILIETQLRSTWGGAVTAQMYLPIERSRVWQQVTDYPRWVQYFPDVTHSEVLHSNVSSPVGLPEGTSSKSVYQVATKTFLFLSLQVEAYLSVSEIVQQEIHFRLEKGTFTDFCADLSLQDYENGTLLTYTVKATPNIPVPSIFIEQAMQLELPVNMRTMRQVMCGS; encoded by the coding sequence ATGAGTATACTTTTTCCGTCGGACTCGATGGATGCCGCCTCAGACTTGTCGCTGAGCAAGAGATACTCAACGGCGCTTTTGCAAGGTGAGATTTTGATAGAAACGCAATTGCGTTCTACTTGGGGGGGTGCTGTTACTGCCCAAATGTATTTGCCAATCGAGCGATCGCGCGTTTGGCAACAAGTGACAGACTATCCCCGTTGGGTGCAATATTTCCCAGATGTTACTCACTCTGAGGTACTGCACTCCAACGTCTCCTCGCCTGTTGGCTTACCGGAAGGGACGAGTTCCAAGAGTGTTTACCAAGTTGCCACGAAAACTTTCCTGTTTCTCAGTCTTCAGGTTGAGGCTTATCTGAGTGTGTCTGAGATCGTGCAGCAGGAAATTCATTTTCGCTTGGAAAAAGGTACTTTTACCGATTTCTGTGCTGACTTAAGTTTGCAAGATTACGAGAATGGCACTTTGCTCACCTATACAGTAAAAGCAACGCCCAATATCCCAGTGCCGTCAATTTTCATCGAACAGGCAATGCAGCTAGAACTGCCTGTGAATATGCGAACTATGCGCCAGGTGATGTGCGGCAGTTAA
- a CDS encoding serine/threonine-protein kinase: MSYCLNSGCNKPQNPVGTNFCTSCGTKLLLKDRYRAIAPIGEGGFGRTFLAEDADRLKAPCVIKQFLPVPEIQGNSAAMQKATQLFEQEARQLLQLGEQHPQIPSLFAYFEQDKRLYLVQQYIEGQELGQNLERQQAFTEEQIRDLLNDLLPVLQFVHEHQVIHRDIKPTNIIKRKRDGKFVLIDFGISKKLTVGTGLTKTGTKAGTEGYAPIEQFRSGKAYPASDLYSLGVTCIHLLTATKLDELYDPLEGCWLWKEHLREKGKNVSSQLSQVLDKLLKDYVKERYQSADEVLKDLNAVPTPPPLKAQATTPAPPPPTPKPQNWRCVRTLTGHSSWVRSIAISPDGQTVASGSQDYSIKLWQVDSGKLIHTLTGHSSWVRSIAISPDGQTLASGSGDSTIKLWQVDRGKLIRTFTGHSRWVHSVVFSPDGQTLASGSGDKIIKLWQVGSGKLIRDFTGHLDYIFSVAFSPDGQTLASSSQDYTIKLWQAGSGKLIRTFTGHLNRVYSVAFSPNGQTLASGSGDKTIKIWHLETGKLIHSLTGYSNSVCSVAFSPDGQTLASGSGDNTIQNWSIDSGKLIHTLRGHSNLVYSVAFSPDGQTLVSGSEDKTIKIWRCD, encoded by the coding sequence ATGAGCTATTGCCTGAATTCAGGTTGCAACAAGCCTCAAAACCCTGTTGGCACAAACTTTTGTACAAGTTGCGGAACGAAGTTACTGCTCAAGGATCGATACCGCGCGATCGCGCCCATTGGCGAGGGTGGATTTGGTAGAACTTTCTTGGCTGAAGACGCAGACAGGCTAAAAGCTCCTTGTGTAATTAAGCAATTTTTGCCAGTGCCAGAGATTCAAGGCAATTCAGCGGCAATGCAGAAGGCAACCCAGCTATTTGAGCAAGAAGCGAGACAGTTACTGCAACTGGGAGAACAACATCCACAAATTCCCAGTTTATTTGCCTATTTCGAGCAAGATAAACGCCTGTATCTGGTGCAGCAATATATCGAAGGGCAGGAATTAGGTCAAAACTTGGAACGGCAGCAAGCATTCACAGAAGAGCAAATTCGAGATTTATTAAATGATTTATTGCCGGTGCTGCAATTTGTCCACGAACATCAGGTGATTCACCGGGATATCAAGCCGACGAATATTATTAAACGTAAAAGAGATGGCAAATTCGTCCTAATTGATTTTGGCATTTCTAAAAAATTAACAGTCGGCACTGGTTTAACTAAAACAGGCACAAAAGCTGGCACAGAAGGCTACGCACCCATCGAACAATTTCGCAGCGGTAAAGCTTATCCAGCCAGTGACTTATACAGTTTAGGCGTTACCTGTATTCATCTGCTGACAGCAACCAAGCTTGATGAACTTTACGATCCATTAGAGGGCTGCTGGCTATGGAAAGAGCATCTGAGGGAAAAGGGGAAAAATGTCAGCAGTCAACTGAGTCAAGTTTTGGATAAGTTACTGAAAGATTATGTGAAAGAACGCTATCAATCAGCAGATGAAGTGTTGAAAGACTTGAATGCTGTACCTACCCCACCACCGCTAAAGGCACAAGCGACGACACCTGCGCCACCACCGCCAACGCCAAAGCCCCAGAATTGGAGATGTGTCCGCACGCTTACCGGGCATTCAAGCTGGGTTCGCTCTATAGCTATCAGTCCAGATGGGCAGACTGTTGCCAGTGGCAGTCAGGACTACAGCATCAAGCTGTGGCAGGTGGACAGTGGCAAGCTGATTCACACCCTCACCGGGCATTCAAGCTGGGTTCGTTCTATAGCTATCAGTCCAGATGGGCAGACTCTTGCCAGTGGTAGTGGAGACAGCACTATTAAACTGTGGCAGGTGGACCGTGGCAAGCTGATTCGCACTTTCACGGGGCATTCAAGGTGGGTTCATTCTGTTGTTTTTAGTCCGGATGGGCAGACTCTTGCCAGTGGTAGTGGGGACAAAATCATTAAGCTGTGGCAGGTGGGCAGTGGCAAGCTGATTCGCGATTTTACGGGGCACTTAGACTATATTTTTTCCGTTGCCTTTAGTCCGGATGGGCAAACTCTTGCCAGTAGCAGTCAGGATTACACTATCAAGCTGTGGCAGGCGGGCAGTGGCAAGCTGATTCGCACTTTCACGGGGCATTTAAACCGGGTTTATTCAGTTGCTTTTAGTCCGAATGGGCAGACTCTTGCCAGTGGTAGCGGAGATAAGACTATCAAGATTTGGCACTTGGAGACTGGTAAGCTGATTCACAGCCTCACTGGATATTCAAATTCGGTTTGTTCCGTCGCTTTTAGTCCGGATGGGCAGACTCTTGCCAGTGGTAGTGGAGACAACACCATTCAGAATTGGTCGATTGACAGTGGTAAGCTGATTCACACCCTCAGAGGGCATTCAAATTTGGTTTATTCAGTTGCTTTTAGTCCGGATGGGCAGACTTTAGTCAGTGGCAGCGAGGACAAGACTATCAAGATTTGGCGGTGCGATTAG
- the rd gene encoding rubredoxin, whose protein sequence is MKKYICTVCNYIYDQQQGDPDSGIQPGTAFEDIPEDWVCPTCGATKADFEPYDG, encoded by the coding sequence ATGAAGAAGTATATATGTACAGTTTGCAACTACATCTACGATCAACAACAGGGCGACCCAGATAGCGGTATCCAACCGGGTACGGCATTTGAAGATATCCCGGAAGACTGGGTATGTCCTACGTGTGGAGCTACAAAAGCGGATTTTGAACCATACGACGGGTAG
- a CDS encoding peptidylprolyl isomerase — MESVPFLLVNDQSISLEQALKYLQLSGKLTSFVGEILRQYVIEQQLQALNLEISLAAIEQAVIDFRLQRNLADPKSFQEWLVRNRIDYETFHNQVKSGFQLTKLKAQIAEPKLKEYFIERKLFLDRVVLSRLVVAQQELAEELYSQIEEGASFEQLAQEYSLTDDRIVNGMMGPVSRGTLPDQIRAAIDTASPGRILEPLKLEERWALFRVEQFLPASLEDNQLKEALQNELFEQWLAQKIQTLTVKLQIS, encoded by the coding sequence ATGGAATCTGTACCGTTTCTGCTCGTAAATGACCAATCAATTTCCCTTGAACAAGCTCTAAAATATCTGCAATTGTCTGGTAAACTTACTTCTTTTGTCGGAGAGATTCTCCGACAGTATGTTATAGAACAACAACTACAAGCACTTAATCTAGAGATTAGCTTGGCGGCTATTGAGCAAGCAGTGATTGATTTTCGCTTACAACGAAATCTAGCAGATCCCAAGAGTTTTCAAGAATGGCTAGTTCGTAACAGAATCGACTACGAAACCTTCCACAATCAGGTAAAATCTGGTTTTCAGTTAACCAAGCTCAAAGCTCAGATTGCAGAGCCGAAACTGAAAGAATATTTCATCGAACGCAAGCTATTTCTGGATCGGGTTGTACTCTCTCGTCTTGTGGTAGCCCAACAAGAATTAGCTGAAGAATTATATAGCCAAATTGAAGAGGGAGCCAGCTTTGAACAATTAGCTCAAGAGTATTCTCTCACAGATGACCGAATTGTAAATGGCATGATGGGGCCAGTTAGCCGAGGAACGCTACCAGACCAAATCCGAGCCGCGATCGATACCGCGAGTCCGGGGCGGATATTAGAGCCATTAAAACTCGAAGAACGTTGGGCTTTGTTTCGAGTTGAGCAATTCCTTCCAGCCTCCTTAGAAGATAATCAGCTAAAGGAAGCACTACAAAATGAACTTTTTGAGCAATGGCTAGCACAGAAAATTCAAACCTTAACGGTCAAACTGCAAATCAGTTGA
- a CDS encoding ATP-binding protein, with protein MRQVLINLLRNAVKFTEIGVITFKVGYQTERTQFQVADTGIGITPDAKGTGLKLAIRCQLVQLMSGAFKVKSTLHLPRKSQTCSI; from the coding sequence TTGCGGCAAGTTTTAATTAACTTACTTCGCAATGCAGTCAAGTTTACAGAAATTGGCGTTATAACTTTCAAAGTGGGCTACCAAACGGAGAGAACCCAGTTTCAGGTGGCAGATACAGGAATTGGTATTACACCGGATGCAAAAGGAACCGGATTAAAATTGGCAATTCGCTGTCAATTAGTTCAACTGATGAGTGGCGCATTCAAAGTCAAGAGTACCCTCCACCTGCCAAGGAAATCGCAGACTTGCTCGATCTAG
- a CDS encoding ChaB family protein: MTATNPTTQPSVSTVERSISAVFKEREQIEKVIHRLLDRGISRDDISVIGKNFHSETRIAGFITKKDVILGGLRSGGIFGSLFGSALGLLTGVGVLFIPFVGSVVAAGPIGAALLGAASGALAGAAGAGLVSALVALGMPEDKAAIYQTRVEAGDFLVVVEVSANQSGEIQLLLESAGGEEVHTSETTLPRKRAGKLESPSDLSPEVRSHLSEDAQRTFIANYNKALEDSGDESKADHHAWDVVSDQFEQDEHGFWSKAKAKL; encoded by the coding sequence ATGACCGCGACAAACCCAACTACACAGCCAAGTGTTTCCACAGTAGAACGCAGTATCTCAGCCGTTTTCAAAGAGCGCGAACAAATTGAGAAAGTGATTCACCGCTTGCTCGATCGGGGGATTTCCCGCGACGATATTTCAGTAATCGGCAAAAACTTTCATTCCGAAACTCGCATTGCTGGATTCATCACCAAAAAAGATGTGATTTTAGGCGGGCTGAGAAGCGGCGGCATCTTTGGTTCCTTGTTTGGTTCAGCCCTTGGCTTGCTGACTGGTGTGGGAGTGCTGTTCATTCCTTTTGTAGGTTCAGTCGTCGCGGCAGGACCCATTGGTGCGGCGTTGCTGGGTGCAGCGAGTGGTGCTTTAGCGGGTGCAGCGGGCGCTGGTTTAGTTTCTGCTTTGGTCGCTTTGGGAATGCCAGAAGACAAAGCTGCCATTTATCAAACTCGCGTCGAAGCTGGAGATTTTCTGGTAGTTGTAGAAGTCTCTGCCAATCAATCCGGTGAAATTCAGCTGCTGCTAGAAAGTGCTGGTGGCGAAGAAGTGCATACCAGCGAAACCACATTACCCCGCAAACGCGCTGGGAAACTGGAAAGTCCTAGCGATTTGTCCCCGGAAGTTCGTTCTCACCTCTCAGAGGATGCTCAAAGGACATTTATCGCCAATTACAACAAAGCGCTAGAAGACTCTGGCGATGAATCCAAAGCTGACCATCATGCTTGGGATGTTGTTTCTGATCAATTTGAACAAGATGAACACGGCTTTTGGTCGAAGGCTAAAGCAAAGTTGTAG
- a CDS encoding NAD(P)/FAD-dependent oxidoreductase, with product MIVQPLKVVVIGGGAAGFFGAITCAETYPHAQVILLEAGRQPLSKVRISGGGRCNVTHACFDPAGLVQYYPRGGKALRGAFSRFQAKDTVVWFSDRGVQLKTEPDGRMFPITDSSETIVDCLFEAARASGVQIRRGTPVDKIFRQVTSLNQPLDTGFEIQLKSGEILKCDRILLATGSNPQGYRWAKTLGHTIEPPVPSLFTFTISDPRLQDLAGVSVESARLRLGVGKTQLEQIGPLLITHWGLSGPAALKLSAWAARMLHDCNYRTTLQINWLPQYNPEKLREMLLAVKSQLPQRAISTSCPLPLPRRLWQSLIAAVGISGEQRWAELSNKVLNQLIQELSEGKYQIQGKGVFKEEFVTCGGVNLKEVNFKTMESRICPGLYFAGEILDIDGVTGGFNFQSAWTTAYLAGQAMGNEEIKN from the coding sequence TTGATTGTGCAACCTTTAAAAGTAGTAGTGATTGGCGGTGGGGCAGCGGGTTTTTTTGGTGCAATTACCTGTGCCGAAACTTATCCCCACGCGCAAGTAATTTTGTTAGAAGCAGGACGACAACCCTTATCTAAAGTTCGGATTTCTGGCGGCGGGCGATGCAATGTTACTCATGCTTGCTTTGACCCGGCTGGTTTAGTGCAATATTACCCCAGAGGCGGGAAAGCACTTCGGGGGGCTTTTAGTCGTTTCCAAGCTAAAGATACAGTCGTTTGGTTTAGCGATCGCGGCGTCCAATTGAAAACTGAACCGGATGGACGGATGTTTCCAATTACAGATAGTTCCGAAACTATTGTGGATTGTCTGTTTGAGGCAGCAAGGGCATCTGGAGTGCAGATTCGCAGGGGAACACCTGTTGATAAGATTTTCCGGCAAGTGACTTCATTGAATCAACCACTCGACACCGGCTTTGAGATCCAGTTGAAGTCAGGAGAGATCCTCAAGTGCGATCGCATTCTCCTCGCTACCGGCAGCAATCCCCAAGGCTACCGCTGGGCAAAAACTTTAGGACACACGATTGAACCACCCGTTCCCTCTCTATTCACCTTTACGATTTCCGACCCCCGGTTGCAAGATTTAGCCGGAGTCAGCGTGGAAAGTGCGCGGCTGCGTTTAGGTGTCGGTAAAACTCAGTTAGAACAAATCGGGCCATTACTGATTACCCACTGGGGTTTGAGTGGCCCTGCTGCCTTGAAACTGTCTGCTTGGGCGGCTAGAATGCTGCACGATTGCAATTATCGAACAACGTTGCAAATTAATTGGCTACCCCAGTACAACCCGGAAAAGCTGCGGGAAATGCTTTTGGCGGTCAAGTCCCAATTGCCCCAACGCGCCATTTCTACCAGTTGTCCGCTGCCCTTACCTCGACGCCTCTGGCAGAGTTTAATTGCTGCTGTGGGGATTAGTGGGGAACAGCGTTGGGCGGAATTATCTAATAAAGTTCTCAATCAGCTCATTCAAGAACTTTCCGAGGGTAAGTACCAAATTCAGGGGAAGGGTGTCTTTAAGGAAGAATTCGTTACCTGTGGCGGCGTCAACTTAAAGGAAGTGAACTTTAAGACAATGGAAAGCCGCATCTGTCCGGGACTTTACTTTGCCGGAGAAATCCTCGATATTGACGGCGTCACGGGTGGCTTTAACTTTCAGAGTGCCTGGACGACTGCTTACTTAGCAGGTCAGGCAATGGGCAACGAAGAAATTAAAAATTAA
- a CDS encoding pentapeptide repeat-containing protein, with protein MKLTILVAAALSVPLSLATPVQAANMGHVKRLLETKECVGCDLSGADLSGADLREANLQRANLRKANLTGANLAGANLYVADLARAQLRNANLQNAILRFTRLTDANLEGADLQKATLRFANLTGAKLKNANLLGADLNSANLYQTNIR; from the coding sequence ATGAAACTCACAATACTGGTTGCCGCCGCTTTATCGGTGCCGCTATCGCTGGCGACGCCCGTACAAGCGGCAAATATGGGGCACGTCAAACGATTGCTGGAAACGAAAGAATGCGTAGGGTGCGACCTTTCCGGTGCTGATTTAAGCGGTGCCGACTTGAGAGAAGCGAACCTGCAACGGGCTAACTTAAGGAAAGCCAACCTAACCGGAGCCAATCTGGCTGGTGCTAACTTATACGTAGCGGACTTAGCTCGCGCCCAGCTCAGAAACGCTAACTTACAAAATGCCATCCTAAGATTTACGCGCTTAACGGATGCCAACTTAGAAGGTGCTGACCTGCAAAAAGCGACTTTGAGATTTGCAAACTTGACAGGTGCCAAGCTGAAAAATGCCAACTTGCTTGGGGCTGACTTAAATAGTGCTAATTTATACCAGACAAATATCCGATGA
- a CDS encoding response regulator, whose translation MSVDTVEKGVILIVDDTPTNLGMLFDFLAHSGFQVLVAEDGESAIESAEYASPDLILLDVLMPGIDGFETCRRLKANQVTQDIPVIFMTALSETVDKVKGLNLGAVDYITKPLQHEEVLARVSIHLRLRCLTKKLIDQNIRLEQEICERKQAEAEREQAFIALQESEARFRCLVESNIIGIIFADFRGNITEANDAFLQMVGYEREELPTGGLRWDEITPPEYRHLDEDALAQFLSSGNCTPYEKEFISKDGRRVPVMIGAALMEPSQPNVVGFVLDITERKQADRKIQEQAALLDITTDAILVRDLNNQILFWNKGAERLYGWKTEEVFGKNANQLLYKEISPQLQKNQNILAQENEWQGELHQVTKDGKNIIVASRWTLVRDEEEQPKFILTVNTDITERKQLEAQFLRAQRMESIGTLASGIAHDLNNALAPVLMSVQILEHKLQDEQSRRILKTLETNTQRSADLVKQVLSFVRGVEGKRTTLQVRHIIKEIEQIVKQTFSRAIEIRTDIPMLDLWTISGDATQLHQVLMNLCVNARDAMPNGGTLELCARNLWVDEHYARMNLDAKVGPYVVITVSDTGMGISREIIDRIFEPFFTTKEIGQGTGLGLSTVMGIVKSHGGFVQVLSEVGQGTQFYIYLPVTQATIPDETKSLPHELPRGQGELILVVDDEYSIRELTKISLETYNYKVLTANDGVEALVLYAEHKQDINAVLVDMMMPAMDGITTIRALQKINPQVKIIAVSGLTSNYQITEIAGNNVKTFLPKPYTSEELLKNIQVVLGKN comes from the coding sequence ATGAGTGTTGATACGGTTGAAAAAGGAGTTATCTTAATCGTTGATGACACTCCTACCAATTTGGGAATGCTGTTCGATTTCCTGGCTCATTCCGGCTTCCAAGTTTTAGTGGCTGAAGATGGCGAAAGTGCAATTGAAAGCGCTGAATATGCTTCACCCGACCTAATTTTATTAGATGTACTCATGCCCGGAATAGATGGATTTGAAACTTGCCGCCGCCTAAAAGCGAATCAAGTAACTCAAGATATTCCCGTAATTTTTATGACCGCTCTGAGTGAGACAGTGGATAAGGTCAAAGGGTTGAATCTTGGGGCGGTAGATTACATTACTAAACCGCTCCAGCATGAAGAAGTTTTAGCCCGTGTCAGCATCCACCTGCGCCTGCGTTGCTTGACCAAAAAACTGATAGACCAAAATATACGTTTAGAACAGGAGATATGCGAACGCAAACAAGCAGAAGCAGAACGAGAGCAAGCATTTATAGCGCTCCAGGAAAGCGAAGCTCGATTTAGATGCTTGGTTGAATCGAATATCATTGGGATTATTTTCGCAGATTTTCGGGGCAATATTACCGAAGCGAATGATGCCTTTCTACAGATGGTGGGATATGAGCGGGAGGAACTGCCAACGGGAGGTTTGCGTTGGGATGAAATTACTCCGCCCGAATATCGCCATTTAGACGAAGACGCGCTCGCACAATTCCTCAGTTCTGGCAATTGTACTCCCTACGAGAAAGAATTTATTTCCAAAGATGGTCGTCGCGTTCCAGTGATGATTGGTGCAGCGCTGATGGAACCATCTCAACCAAACGTTGTCGGTTTTGTCCTTGACATCACCGAGCGCAAACAGGCAGATCGGAAAATCCAAGAACAAGCGGCTTTGCTTGATATTACAACCGATGCAATTCTCGTCCGAGACCTGAACAACCAAATCCTATTTTGGAACAAAGGGGCTGAACGTTTGTACGGATGGAAGACAGAAGAAGTTTTTGGTAAGAATGCTAATCAACTTTTATACAAGGAAATTTCACCACAACTCCAAAAAAATCAGAATATTCTTGCCCAAGAAAACGAGTGGCAGGGTGAATTGCATCAAGTCACAAAAGACGGGAAAAATATTATCGTTGCAAGTCGCTGGACTCTCGTTCGGGATGAAGAAGAACAACCCAAATTTATCTTAACTGTTAATACCGATATTACAGAGAGGAAACAACTCGAAGCCCAGTTTCTTCGGGCACAGCGCATGGAGAGTATCGGCACTCTGGCAAGCGGGATTGCCCACGATCTCAACAATGCCCTAGCGCCTGTATTAATGTCTGTTCAAATCTTGGAACACAAACTTCAAGATGAGCAGAGCCGGCGAATACTAAAAACACTAGAAACCAATACTCAACGAAGTGCCGATCTCGTTAAACAAGTGCTGTCATTTGTGCGAGGAGTCGAAGGGAAGCGAACCACCTTGCAAGTAAGGCACATTATTAAAGAAATTGAGCAGATTGTTAAACAGACATTTTCTAGAGCGATTGAAATCCGCACCGATATCCCGATGCTCGATCTTTGGACTATTTCTGGGGATGCAACTCAGCTGCACCAAGTATTGATGAATCTCTGTGTAAACGCTAGGGATGCGATGCCAAACGGGGGAACTTTAGAGCTTTGTGCCAGGAATCTGTGGGTTGATGAACACTATGCCCGGATGAATCTTGATGCTAAGGTTGGCCCTTACGTTGTCATTACTGTATCCGATACAGGGATGGGAATCTCAAGGGAAATAATAGATAGAATCTTTGAGCCATTTTTCACCACAAAAGAGATAGGACAAGGTACTGGCTTAGGTCTTTCAACGGTGATGGGTATCGTTAAAAGTCACGGTGGATTTGTGCAGGTACTTAGCGAAGTAGGCCAAGGAACGCAATTTTATATTTACTTACCCGTAACGCAGGCAACGATACCAGATGAGACGAAAAGCTTGCCTCATGAATTGCCTAGAGGACAAGGAGAATTAATTCTCGTTGTTGATGATGAATATTCAATTCGAGAGCTTACGAAAATTTCTCTAGAAACCTATAATTACAAGGTTTTAACCGCTAATGATGGAGTGGAGGCATTGGTGCTATATGCAGAACACAAGCAAGATATTAACGCTGTATTAGTCGATATGATGATGCCAGCTATGGATGGTATAACGACTATCCGGGCTTTGCAAAAAATCAATCCACAGGTCAAGATTATTGCAGTTAGCGGACTTACATCTAATTACCAGATAACTGAAATCGCTGGAAATAACGTCAAAACATTTTTACCAAAGCCCTACACCTCAGAGGAATTGTTGAAAAATATACAGGTGGTTCTTGGTAAAAATTAG